A stretch of the Prochlorococcus marinus str. MIT 0918 genome encodes the following:
- the plsX gene encoding phosphate acyltransferase PlsX has translation MENEFRPKSSRPKAIRRLVIWYRRNSAVTTLVDTAANSASAAGNVAGSVVSSAGSVVSSAGSVVSSAGSMARSTLQPLVFDPLRRLQGGINDLDKTVQPNSERLWIAVDGMGGDYAPGSILDGCLQAIDRLPLRIKFVGESEKIFQSAKELGLTDVLNECLAEGRIELIPSGPSVGMDEEATVVRRKRDASINLAMDLVKNGEAMAVYSAGNSGAMMASAIFRLGRLTGIDRPAIGALFPTKDPSQPVLVLDVGANMDCKPTYLHQFALLGNIYSRDVLQVNHPRIGLLNIGEEECKGNDLSLRAYELLSHEERLKFKGNCEGRDVLSGEFDVVVCDGFTGNVLLKFLESVGSVLLDVLRAELPRGRRGKVGSAFLRSNLKRIKKRLDHAEHGGALLLGVNGICVIGHGSSKALSVVSALRIAHSAANHGVMDDLVELQKPIAH, from the coding sequence GTGGAAAATGAGTTTCGCCCTAAAAGTAGTAGACCTAAAGCTATAAGAAGGTTAGTAATTTGGTATAGGAGGAATTCCGCTGTTACTACTCTTGTTGATACGGCGGCTAATTCGGCTTCGGCAGCAGGAAATGTTGCTGGATCAGTTGTTTCCAGTGCTGGATCAGTTGTTTCCAGTGCTGGATCAGTTGTTTCCAGTGCTGGATCAATGGCAAGAAGCACTTTGCAGCCTTTAGTTTTTGATCCTTTAAGAAGACTTCAAGGAGGAATAAATGATTTAGATAAGACTGTTCAACCAAATTCTGAAAGACTATGGATAGCTGTTGATGGAATGGGTGGTGATTATGCTCCAGGGAGCATATTAGATGGATGCCTTCAAGCGATAGATCGTCTTCCTTTGCGAATAAAATTTGTAGGTGAATCTGAGAAGATTTTCCAGTCAGCTAAAGAACTTGGTCTGACTGATGTATTAAATGAGTGTCTTGCCGAAGGAAGGATAGAGCTAATTCCAAGTGGCCCTTCTGTAGGAATGGACGAAGAAGCCACAGTTGTGAGACGTAAACGTGATGCAAGTATCAATCTTGCTATGGATTTAGTTAAGAATGGTGAAGCAATGGCTGTTTACTCTGCAGGCAATTCAGGGGCAATGATGGCTTCTGCCATTTTCAGACTTGGCAGATTAACTGGCATAGATAGACCAGCAATAGGCGCTTTATTTCCAACTAAGGATCCAAGTCAACCCGTTTTAGTTTTAGATGTAGGAGCAAATATGGATTGCAAACCTACTTACTTGCATCAATTTGCCTTGCTAGGAAATATTTATTCTCGAGATGTTTTGCAAGTAAATCATCCAAGAATAGGTTTGTTGAATATTGGAGAGGAAGAATGTAAAGGAAATGATCTTTCACTGCGTGCATATGAATTATTAAGTCACGAAGAACGTTTGAAATTTAAGGGGAATTGTGAGGGGAGAGACGTGTTGTCAGGTGAATTTGATGTTGTTGTATGTGATGGATTTACTGGCAATGTTTTACTTAAATTTCTTGAATCAGTAGGAAGTGTTTTACTTGATGTCTTACGAGCAGAATTGCCAAGGGGTCGACGTGGCAAAGTTGGCTCTGCTTTTCTTAGAAGTAATCTCAAAAGAATTAAAAAACGCTTGGATCATGCTGAACATGGCGGAGCACTTTTGTTAGGAGTTAATGGAATTTGTGTCATTGGTCATGGGAGTAGCAAGGCTTTATCAGTTGTCAGTGCTTTAAGAATTGCTCATTCTGCTGCAAACCATGGTGTTATGGATGATTTGGTAGAACTTCAAAAACCAATAGCGCATTAA
- a CDS encoding beta-ketoacyl-ACP synthase III — MTVNTTTNFGVSVIGSGCSSPAQKITNEQLASRVDTNDEWIKTRTGIRERRIIGPNESLSDLCFKAGVSALEMARWAPETLDMVLVATSTPDDLFGMAPQVQSKLGACNAFAFDLTAACSGFLFAFVTATQFVRSGSIKRALIIGADQLSAWMDWDDRRSCVLFGDGAGAIAIEASPVNQDAVIGFKLKSDGSRGDCLNLPQTRDFDPLVSSYQNQKGGFSNIEMNGQEVYKFAVREVPSLLQDLLLKCEIDPESLDWLLLHQANQRILNAVADRFSIPHTKVLSNLAIYGNTSAATIPIMLDEAVRDGRVKPGHLIATSGFGAGLSWGAALFRWNGPS; from the coding sequence TTGACTGTTAATACAACAACTAACTTCGGAGTGTCTGTAATAGGCAGTGGTTGCTCCTCTCCAGCTCAGAAAATCACTAATGAGCAACTTGCATCACGAGTTGATACTAATGATGAGTGGATTAAAACTAGAACTGGTATTCGAGAAAGGAGAATAATTGGTCCAAATGAATCACTATCAGATTTGTGCTTTAAAGCCGGAGTATCTGCTTTAGAAATGGCGAGATGGGCACCAGAAACCCTTGATATGGTTTTGGTTGCGACATCCACTCCAGATGATTTATTTGGAATGGCTCCACAGGTTCAATCCAAATTGGGTGCCTGCAATGCATTTGCTTTTGATTTGACAGCTGCATGTAGCGGCTTTTTGTTTGCGTTTGTTACAGCAACTCAGTTTGTTAGAAGTGGATCCATTAAACGAGCACTCATTATTGGAGCAGATCAATTAAGTGCATGGATGGATTGGGATGATCGAAGAAGCTGCGTCCTATTTGGCGACGGCGCAGGTGCAATTGCTATTGAAGCCTCTCCAGTAAATCAAGATGCTGTTATTGGATTCAAATTGAAGTCAGATGGAAGCAGGGGTGATTGTTTGAATTTGCCTCAAACGAGAGATTTTGATCCTTTAGTTAGTTCATATCAAAATCAAAAGGGAGGCTTTTCTAATATTGAAATGAATGGTCAGGAAGTTTATAAATTTGCAGTTAGAGAGGTGCCATCTCTGCTTCAAGATTTATTACTCAAATGTGAAATAGATCCTGAATCTTTGGATTGGTTGCTTTTGCATCAAGCAAATCAAAGGATTTTGAATGCTGTAGCAGATCGTTTTTCAATTCCTCATACAAAAGTTTTGAGCAATCTTGCAATATATGGAAATACTTCTGCAGCTACTATCCCAATTATGCTTGATGAAGCTGTTAGAGATGGCAGGGTAAAACCTGGACATCTAATCGCGACTAGTGGTTTTGGTGCTGGATTAAGTTGGGGAGCTGCTTTGTTTAGATGGAATGGTCCGTCTTAA
- the fabD gene encoding ACP S-malonyltransferase has translation MTIAWAFPGQGSQKVGMADEVLSLEGALKRFELASEILGRDLLAICRGEKSNHDEVGDLDDTRNTQPALFLVESLLIDDLKKQGREPNFVAGHSLGELVALYASEVFDLETALRLLKSRSELMAAAGGGAMTALIGFDRRQLEDLIALTEGVVIANDNSKEQVVLSGQAQSIELIVTQLKCKRVIPLKVSGAFHSPFMIKSSESFALELDKIVFNDGVFPVLSNVDPTPTKDGKILKEKLKKQMITGVRWRETMEVMQKEGVTTFVEVGPGKVLSGLVKRSITGISLSQLSSANDLGH, from the coding sequence ATGACAATTGCCTGGGCTTTTCCTGGACAAGGTTCACAGAAGGTTGGAATGGCTGACGAAGTACTTTCGCTTGAAGGTGCATTAAAAAGATTTGAATTGGCATCTGAAATTTTGGGTAGAGATTTGTTAGCAATTTGTAGAGGAGAAAAAAGTAACCATGATGAGGTTGGTGATTTAGATGACACTAGAAATACCCAACCAGCTTTGTTTTTAGTAGAGTCACTATTGATAGATGATCTAAAAAAACAAGGTCGAGAACCTAATTTTGTTGCTGGACATAGTCTTGGAGAGTTAGTCGCTCTTTATGCCTCTGAAGTTTTTGATTTAGAGACAGCATTGCGTTTGCTTAAAAGTAGATCTGAATTGATGGCTGCTGCAGGAGGAGGAGCAATGACTGCCTTAATCGGTTTTGATAGAAGACAGCTCGAAGATCTCATTGCATTAACAGAAGGAGTTGTAATAGCTAATGACAACAGTAAGGAACAAGTTGTTTTATCTGGTCAAGCTCAGTCAATTGAATTAATTGTGACCCAATTAAAATGCAAGCGTGTTATTCCTTTAAAAGTTTCAGGGGCTTTTCATTCTCCATTTATGATTAAATCTTCAGAATCCTTTGCTTTGGAATTGGATAAGATTGTTTTTAATGACGGTGTTTTTCCTGTTTTAAGCAATGTGGATCCAACACCTACAAAAGATGGAAAAATATTAAAAGAAAAGCTCAAGAAACAGATGATTACTGGAGTTAGATGGCGAGAAACTATGGAGGTTATGCAAAAAGAAGGTGTCACAACATTTGTGGAAGTAGGACCAGGAAAAGTTTTAAGTGGCCTTGTTAAGCGATCGATTACAGGAATTTCTCTTAGTCAACTATCATCTGCAAATGATTTAGGACATTAA
- a CDS encoding lysophospholipid acyltransferase family protein: MNLDPPKPSFAYLVVSYCFVFPIFRLLFRGRITGTNNVPKNGSLVVVANHGSHLDPPFLGHALGRPVAFMAKAELFKIPLLAAIIRACGAYPVNRGASDRHAIRVASSKLNQGWATGLFLDGTRQKNGRVNNPMAGAALLAARTESNLLPVAIINSHKALRKGFLFPRFLPIHLRVGEVIPPPISRRKPDLEEVTEKLKSSINFMIDQGLID, from the coding sequence TTGAATTTAGACCCTCCAAAGCCTAGTTTTGCTTATCTAGTTGTTAGTTATTGTTTTGTTTTTCCTATTTTTAGGCTTTTGTTTCGAGGGCGCATTACGGGGACGAATAATGTGCCGAAAAATGGCTCGTTAGTTGTAGTGGCAAATCATGGGTCTCATTTAGATCCTCCTTTTTTAGGACATGCTTTGGGACGTCCGGTTGCATTTATGGCCAAGGCAGAATTATTTAAGATCCCTTTGCTTGCAGCTATTATTAGAGCATGTGGGGCGTATCCAGTAAATAGAGGTGCTAGTGATAGACATGCTATTAGAGTTGCATCTTCAAAATTGAATCAAGGATGGGCTACAGGATTGTTTTTAGATGGCACTCGTCAGAAGAATGGCAGGGTAAATAACCCTATGGCAGGAGCAGCATTGCTGGCTGCAAGAACTGAGTCGAATTTGTTGCCAGTTGCAATTATCAATAGTCACAAAGCGCTTAGAAAGGGATTTTTGTTTCCACGATTTTTACCAATTCATTTAAGAGTTGGTGAGGTAATACCACCTCCTATTAGTAGAAGAAAACCTGATTTAGAAGAAGTAACTGAAAAATTAAAATCATCAATTAATTTTATGATTGATCAAGGGCTTATAGATTAA
- a CDS encoding YdcF family protein, whose protein sequence is MKIFRYITIGISACITWIIIIKPSITFFKSRLNYHSPQLILVIGGDIDREIAGLKVAKAINLPVLISSSRNPEYSNWLRENEDVKSDLLRIDYSSNDTLSNFTSIIDKLHLEGVKHLLYIISEDNRNQSRVASQIIAGSKGIMLTTLAIPCGSYCQKEDKRKGNIDILRSVAWVITGKDLKYLFPKISNGKFINN, encoded by the coding sequence ATGAAAATATTCCGCTATATAACAATCGGAATATCAGCTTGTATAACATGGATAATAATAATCAAGCCCTCAATTACCTTTTTTAAGTCAAGGTTAAATTATCATTCTCCTCAATTAATATTAGTAATTGGAGGTGATATAGATAGGGAAATAGCTGGTCTAAAAGTTGCTAAAGCAATAAACTTACCAGTACTTATTAGCAGCAGTCGTAATCCAGAATACTCCAATTGGCTTAGGGAGAATGAGGATGTTAAAAGTGATCTTTTAAGAATAGATTATAGTTCAAATGATACGCTAAGCAATTTCACATCTATTATTGATAAACTCCATCTAGAGGGAGTAAAGCATCTACTATACATTATAAGTGAAGATAATAGAAATCAATCAAGAGTAGCAAGTCAAATTATTGCAGGGAGTAAAGGAATAATGTTAACAACTTTAGCTATCCCATGCGGTTCATATTGTCAAAAGGAAGATAAAAGAAAAGGGAATATTGATATACTGCGCTCAGTCGCTTGGGTTATAACAGGAAAAGATTTAAAATATCTATTTCCTAAAATAAGTAATGGTAAGTTTATAAATAATTAA
- the tsaB gene encoding tRNA (adenosine(37)-N6)-threonylcarbamoyltransferase complex dimerization subunit type 1 TsaB — MNLREPKAIVNPNAKFILALHSSTENCAIGLIELINSKAIYKSTTFETGRNLSNHLFNCIEELLPRDLWKQIIRLAVAIGPGGFTGTRLTVIMARTLAQQLDCSLDGISSFALMAPRLYKSLNLRNKDKSFWITQPLKHRGIIGGKYQPSKSEEKSKNDQFIELISPSLLSSKLNPKPAISASEDIAIDIITLLNISLNAYNNKRVSKWQNVLPIYPTSPIDNIR, encoded by the coding sequence ATGAATCTCAGGGAGCCAAAAGCAATAGTGAATCCAAATGCAAAGTTCATATTGGCTTTACATAGTTCTACTGAGAATTGTGCCATAGGTTTAATAGAGTTAATAAATTCAAAGGCAATATATAAAAGTACTACTTTTGAAACTGGGCGAAATCTATCCAATCATTTATTTAATTGTATCGAAGAACTCTTACCACGTGATTTATGGAAACAAATTATTCGTCTAGCTGTTGCTATTGGTCCGGGAGGGTTTACTGGAACAAGGTTAACAGTGATTATGGCTAGAACTCTTGCTCAACAATTAGATTGTTCTCTTGACGGTATCAGTAGCTTTGCGCTAATGGCACCTCGACTTTACAAGTCTTTAAACCTAAGAAACAAAGATAAGTCATTTTGGATTACACAGCCCCTAAAGCACAGAGGAATAATAGGTGGCAAATATCAACCATCAAAAAGCGAAGAAAAATCTAAAAATGATCAATTTATTGAACTCATATCTCCTTCTCTTTTATCTAGCAAATTAAATCCAAAACCAGCTATATCTGCTTCAGAAGATATAGCTATAGATATTATTACTCTATTGAACATAAGCTTGAATGCTTATAACAATAAAAGAGTAAGCAAGTGGCAAAATGTTCTTCCTATTTACCCCACTTCTCCCATCGATAATATTCGATGA
- a CDS encoding Ycf34 family protein has product MCICVNCRWVDRCKAYHSVERQHGVKHLNPHPDFEPKDPIIHISLLEIEKGRAEIEWDVQACKSFYLDTGKWLRLRPNEKIPT; this is encoded by the coding sequence ATGTGCATATGTGTTAACTGTCGATGGGTAGATCGATGCAAGGCTTATCACTCCGTAGAAAGACAGCACGGAGTAAAGCATTTAAATCCTCATCCTGATTTTGAGCCTAAAGATCCTATTATCCATATAAGTTTATTAGAGATAGAAAAAGGAAGAGCAGAAATTGAATGGGATGTTCAAGCCTGTAAAAGTTTCTACCTGGATACTGGTAAATGGTTAAGACTTCGTCCTAATGAAAAAATACCAACCTAA
- a CDS encoding CCA tRNA nucleotidyltransferase, producing the protein MAKEILKRLNSDNWPLKLNDFPIGTCLVGGAIRDALFKKESIISDFDFVVPIGAIHLCKTLSNKYGGTTVVLDDQRDIARYIYNDWKIDVASQIGNDLREDLIRRDYTINAIALKLLPEPEIFDPVNGIRDLKHKRLVAIDEKNFINDPLRILRGFRLISELNLELDSQTKVYLRKNAKLLIGIPSERIKVEIEKLINAFWADDAIPIMNEIHLLEPWKENFIQYQFGPLSLKNVSSFTDEELEIALPLIRLTNLLSKKGLSDLGFSRKTMRACNRLRFWQEKNDGYAFRGLNELDRLKLHIEMENHLPALILTLSQDDQKIWLKRWRDFKDPLFHPYSLLDGNSLKTFLKAPEGPWIGDLIHYLCKERAFGRLHNSEEAYKLALYWWEHNKPFCD; encoded by the coding sequence ATGGCAAAAGAGATTTTAAAAAGATTAAATTCAGATAATTGGCCTTTAAAATTAAATGATTTTCCTATAGGAACATGTTTAGTAGGTGGTGCAATTAGAGATGCATTATTCAAAAAAGAATCAATTATTTCAGACTTTGATTTTGTAGTACCTATTGGTGCAATTCATTTGTGCAAGACTTTATCTAACAAATATGGAGGTACTACTGTTGTTCTTGATGATCAAAGGGATATAGCAAGATATATTTATAATGATTGGAAAATAGATGTAGCTAGTCAGATTGGTAATGATTTACGCGAAGATTTAATTAGACGAGACTATACAATTAATGCAATAGCTTTAAAACTTCTTCCTGAACCTGAAATTTTTGATCCCGTAAATGGTATTCGTGATTTAAAACATAAAAGACTTGTAGCAATTGACGAGAAGAATTTCATTAATGATCCGTTGAGGATTCTCAGAGGATTTCGATTAATTTCTGAATTGAATTTAGAGTTGGATTCTCAAACAAAAGTTTATTTGAGAAAGAATGCAAAATTATTGATTGGGATTCCTTCAGAAAGAATAAAAGTAGAGATAGAAAAATTAATCAATGCTTTTTGGGCAGATGATGCGATACCAATTATGAATGAAATTCATTTGCTCGAACCCTGGAAAGAAAATTTCATTCAGTATCAATTTGGGCCTTTATCTTTAAAAAATGTTTCTTCTTTCACAGATGAAGAATTAGAGATTGCTTTGCCTTTAATACGTTTAACGAATTTGCTCAGTAAAAAAGGATTAAGTGATTTGGGGTTCAGTCGTAAAACAATGCGAGCTTGTAATCGGCTGAGATTTTGGCAAGAAAAAAATGATGGTTATGCTTTTCGAGGATTAAATGAATTGGACCGTCTTAAGTTACATATTGAGATGGAAAACCATTTGCCTGCATTGATTTTGACCCTTTCTCAGGATGATCAAAAGATATGGTTAAAACGTTGGCGAGATTTTAAAGATCCTCTTTTTCATCCATATTCTTTATTAGATGGAAACTCTTTAAAAACATTTCTTAAGGCTCCTGAAGGACCTTGGATAGGAGATCTAATTCATTATCTTTGTAAGGAAAGAGCCTTTGGAAGATTGCATAATTCCGAAGAAGCTTATAAATTGGCTCTTTACTGGTGGGAACATAACAAACCTTTTTGTGATTAA
- a CDS encoding RNA recognition motif domain-containing protein, producing the protein MSVRLYIGNLPQNLKIKELDQLFSTIGKGIRFKAVLDRDTKACRGFGFANISDEKLANEVIEKLNGHEFNGNSLRVERSERKESNSGSGRRNGNSGGNKGKAANRKDVKKVVHSDAPSKEAPDPRWAGELSKLKELLANQKTPV; encoded by the coding sequence ATGAGTGTTCGTCTTTACATCGGTAATTTGCCGCAGAATTTAAAAATCAAGGAGTTAGACCAACTCTTTTCAACTATTGGTAAGGGGATTCGCTTTAAAGCGGTTTTGGACAGGGATACTAAGGCATGCCGAGGATTCGGCTTTGCCAATATTAGTGATGAAAAGTTAGCGAATGAAGTAATTGAAAAGTTAAATGGACATGAATTTAATGGAAATAGTTTGAGAGTTGAACGATCAGAACGCAAAGAATCTAATTCAGGTTCAGGGAGACGCAATGGCAACTCTGGAGGTAACAAAGGGAAGGCTGCTAATCGTAAAGATGTTAAGAAAGTTGTTCATAGTGATGCTCCTAGTAAAGAAGCTCCTGATCCAAGATGGGCTGGTGAACTTTCTAAATTAAAGGAATTATTGGCTAATCAAAAAACACCTGTTTAG
- a CDS encoding phytoene synthase encodes MNTKNLGNLNNAYEICRKETAKWAKTFYLGTLLLPPIKRKAIWAIYVWCRRTDELMDSAEAQQKSNEELAERLDQWELKTREIFKGNLKDDLDHVMADTFQNFPQSIEPYLDMIEGQRMDLNKTRYATFQELELYCYRVAGTVGLMTQKVMGIDPAYTNAPWSKSPDPSKAAVALGIANQLTNILRDVGEDRARGRIYLPQEDLKKFGYSEDDLMQGKINTQWKQLMAFQLQRAREWFEISEEGVRWLSADARWPVWTSLRLYRGILNSIERLDYDVFNNRAYVNQFMKIIELPISYLIAQAK; translated from the coding sequence ATGAATACCAAAAACTTAGGAAATCTAAATAATGCCTATGAAATATGTAGGAAAGAAACCGCAAAGTGGGCTAAAACCTTTTATTTGGGGACATTACTTCTACCACCTATAAAACGAAAGGCAATTTGGGCAATCTATGTTTGGTGCAGAAGAACAGATGAATTAATGGATAGTGCAGAAGCTCAACAAAAATCTAATGAAGAATTAGCAGAGAGACTTGATCAATGGGAATTAAAAACTCGGGAAATATTCAAAGGAAATCTAAAAGATGATCTAGATCATGTTATGGCTGATACATTCCAAAACTTTCCTCAATCTATAGAACCTTATCTAGACATGATTGAAGGCCAAAGAATGGATTTGAATAAAACAAGATACGCAACTTTTCAAGAACTGGAACTTTACTGCTACAGAGTTGCTGGGACTGTAGGGTTAATGACTCAAAAGGTTATGGGAATTGACCCTGCATATACAAATGCACCTTGGAGTAAAAGCCCTGATCCTTCAAAAGCAGCAGTTGCTCTAGGAATCGCAAACCAACTCACAAACATACTCAGAGATGTTGGAGAAGACCGCGCACGAGGGAGAATATATCTTCCACAAGAAGATTTAAAGAAATTTGGATATTCTGAAGACGATTTAATGCAAGGGAAAATCAATACTCAATGGAAACAGCTCATGGCATTTCAATTGCAGAGAGCTAGAGAATGGTTTGAAATTTCTGAAGAAGGTGTTAGATGGCTGTCTGCTGATGCTCGATGGCCAGTATGGACATCTTTAAGACTCTATAGAGGCATTCTTAATTCAATAGAAAGGCTTGACTACGATGTTTTTAATAACCGAGCCTATGTAAATCAATTCATGAAAATAATTGAACTTCCTATTAGTTATTTAATTGCACAAGCTAAATAA
- the pds gene encoding 15-cis-phytoene desaturase produces the protein MRVAIAGAGLAGLSCAKYLADQGHTPILFESRDVLGGKVAAWKDEDGDWYETGLHIFFGAYPNMLQLFKELGIEDRLQWKSHSMIFNQPEEPGTYSRFDFPDLPAPLNGVAAILKNNDMLTWEEKIAFGIGLIPAMLRGQQYVEECDNLSWSEWLRAQKIPERVNDEVFIAMSKALNFINPDEISSTVLLTALNRFLQEKNGSKMAFLDGAPPERLCQPIVDHIESLGGEVHLNSPLKKINLNTDSTVRSYVIGKGDHEEGSIEIQADAYVSALPVDLLKLIIPNNWKTIKLFENLKGLKGVPVINIHLWFDKKLTNIDHLLFSRSPLLSVYADMSITCKEYEDPDRSMLELVFAPAKDWINRSNEDILEATMEELKKLFPIHFTGENKTKLRKYKIVKTPLSVYKSIPGCQKIRPSQETPIHNFFLAGDFTMQRYLASMEGAVLSGKLCADKVNKSKEKLSSLTQNTSLDQ, from the coding sequence ATGCGCGTTGCGATTGCTGGAGCAGGTCTAGCAGGTCTCTCATGTGCAAAATACTTGGCAGACCAAGGACATACCCCAATTTTATTCGAATCTCGTGATGTCCTAGGCGGAAAAGTAGCAGCCTGGAAAGATGAAGACGGTGACTGGTACGAAACAGGACTGCACATCTTTTTTGGCGCATACCCCAATATGCTTCAACTTTTTAAAGAACTAGGAATTGAAGACAGGCTGCAATGGAAAAGTCATTCGATGATTTTTAATCAACCTGAAGAACCTGGTACATATAGTCGCTTTGATTTTCCTGATTTACCAGCACCACTTAACGGAGTCGCTGCAATATTAAAAAACAATGACATGCTGACATGGGAAGAAAAAATTGCATTTGGAATAGGTCTAATACCTGCAATGTTGCGTGGGCAACAATACGTAGAAGAGTGTGACAACCTTTCTTGGAGCGAATGGCTTAGGGCTCAAAAAATCCCCGAAAGAGTTAATGATGAGGTTTTTATAGCCATGAGCAAAGCCCTGAATTTTATTAATCCAGATGAAATTTCTTCGACAGTTTTACTAACAGCTTTAAATAGATTTTTACAAGAAAAAAATGGCTCGAAAATGGCTTTCCTTGATGGAGCTCCACCAGAAAGATTATGTCAACCAATAGTTGATCATATTGAATCTCTTGGTGGAGAAGTTCACTTAAACAGTCCGCTAAAAAAAATAAATTTAAATACAGACTCAACTGTTAGAAGCTATGTTATTGGTAAAGGTGACCATGAAGAAGGTTCTATTGAAATCCAAGCAGATGCATATGTAAGTGCATTACCAGTAGATTTATTAAAATTAATTATTCCAAATAATTGGAAAACAATTAAACTCTTTGAGAATCTAAAAGGATTAAAGGGAGTTCCTGTAATTAATATTCATCTTTGGTTCGATAAAAAGCTTACAAACATTGACCATTTACTTTTTAGCCGATCACCTTTATTAAGTGTATATGCAGACATGAGTATAACTTGTAAAGAGTATGAAGACCCTGATAGATCTATGCTTGAGCTTGTATTTGCACCTGCTAAAGATTGGATAAATAGAAGCAATGAAGATATATTAGAGGCTACTATGGAAGAACTTAAGAAGCTTTTCCCTATTCACTTTACTGGGGAAAATAAAACTAAATTAAGGAAGTATAAAATCGTAAAAACTCCTCTATCTGTATACAAATCAATCCCTGGATGTCAAAAAATAAGGCCAAGTCAAGAAACTCCTATTCATAATTTCTTTCTTGCTGGTGATTTCACAATGCAAAGATATCTAGCATCAATGGAAGGTGCTGTCTTAAGCGGAAAACTTTGTGCTGATAAAGTTAATAAATCAAAGGAAAAGCTATCATCTTTAACTCAAAATACTTCTCTTGATCAGTGA
- the ndhM gene encoding NAD(P)H-quinone oxidoreductase subunit M has translation MTEPLLKCTTRHVRIFTAISNGNNLIEDNDHLTLDLDPDNEFIWEKQSIEKIQTRFLELVDAESGNDLSDYTLRKIGSELEALIRKMLQAGLLTYNPDCRVLNYSMGLPRTPDLL, from the coding sequence ATGACAGAACCCCTTCTAAAATGCACTACTAGGCATGTCAGAATTTTTACAGCTATATCTAATGGCAATAATTTGATCGAGGATAATGATCATCTAACTCTTGATCTAGACCCTGATAATGAATTTATTTGGGAAAAGCAGTCAATAGAGAAAATTCAGACAAGATTTCTAGAATTAGTTGATGCTGAATCAGGTAATGATTTGAGTGATTACACTCTTAGAAAGATTGGTTCAGAGCTTGAGGCTCTTATTAGAAAGATGCTTCAAGCTGGGTTGTTAACTTACAATCCCGATTGTCGAGTTTTAAATTATTCCATGGGTCTTCCTAGAACCCCAGATTTATTGTGA
- a CDS encoding DUF3172 domain-containing protein, which translates to MNSGTIAVLAGVLVLGVGIGSAITSTTQGGDGNIASQQQLDMAVPDPEFCRQWGASAFVIDIEMYTTLNPSTSFVTQPALQPGCVIRRENWSLLQKQGAITNEDVRECKQRMNTFAYIGSIRDNPIVRCVYQADVNDNKFIIKGVEDEGIRVNQEAIQF; encoded by the coding sequence ATGAATAGCGGGACAATTGCTGTTCTTGCAGGAGTTTTGGTTTTAGGGGTTGGTATTGGCAGTGCTATTACAAGTACTACGCAAGGTGGAGATGGAAATATTGCTAGTCAACAACAGTTAGATATGGCTGTACCTGACCCTGAGTTTTGTAGGCAATGGGGAGCGAGTGCCTTTGTGATTGATATTGAAATGTATACGACTTTAAACCCATCTACAAGTTTTGTTACTCAACCAGCTTTGCAACCAGGGTGTGTAATTCGAAGAGAGAATTGGTCTCTTCTTCAGAAGCAAGGAGCAATTACGAATGAGGATGTTAGAGAGTGTAAGCAACGCATGAATACTTTTGCTTATATAGGATCTATTAGGGATAATCCAATTGTGAGATGCGTTTACCAGGCAGATGTTAATGATAATAAATTTATTATTAAAGGGGTTGAAGATGAAGGGATTCGAGTTAATCAAGAAGCCATTCAATTTTAG